In Malaclemys terrapin pileata isolate rMalTer1 chromosome 22, rMalTer1.hap1, whole genome shotgun sequence, the DNA window CAGCTGGCTATAGCTAACTGACAGGAGCTGGggcctggaggtgaaaggctccacAGGTCCACTGTCAGGCCCTTGATGCACCTCGCCTCTGTCCAGCCACCTCTAAAGAGATCTCTTGCTTTTCTTTCCAGATAAACTAGTGGTAGCTTTGTATGACTATGAACCAACTCACGATGGCGACCTGGGGCTCCAGAAGGGGGAGACGCTCCGAATTCTGGAGGAGTAAGTCTGCTGCCTTTTCCCCACTCACATTAAGCCATGCATTGGAGAGCCACTTGGAGCATGCTCTCTCCGGCCAGCCTTGCAGGCTCATGGGCCGGTCCGTGCTGCTGGACAAGCACCTGCCagggaggggtcctgctgccacCGATTGCCTGCAGTTTCCTGGTGGGACCCCAGAACTGGAGGCAGGCAGGGCCCTCGGTGCCTTGCACTCCTGcctcagggagggagaaggggatgtGGCTGCATTTAGCAAAAAGCTACAAGTGAGAGGGAAGCACCCATTGGACACTAAGGtaagaagtggggggagggacaaccCTCAAATGAGCCAGCATCACCAGGCAGTCTGCCACCTTCCCAGCCAGCTGGGAGCATCTTCCCCATGCCAGTCtgagaccccactgccctctttCAACCAAGACCTCTGTGTCCGCGGAaccgcccctccccagcaggacTGGGGGGCTGACGTTGCCCTTTCTTCTGGTCTCGTTTCAGGAGTGGGGAGTGGTGGAAGGCCCAGTCGCTCACCACTGGCCAGGAAGGGTACATTCCCTATAACTTCGTCGCCAGGGTGAACAGCCTGGAGCCGGAACCGTGAGTGGATGTGTCGTCTGGGTTTAGtattctccccccagcccaggccccccCAGAGGGAAGTCTCAGCCCTGGCCATATTTACCCTGAGCCTGGCTGCAGGGCTAGGAAACATGGCCCCGGTCCTAGGGCGGGAGGGGACTGGGCTACGTGAGCCCCAATGGATCCCTGATTCCTGTCCTCCTAGGATGCATCTCTGGTTGGGGCTCTGCTGGCGTGGGGGTGGGCAGTGGGGTAGGGGAGCACGAGCCTGCGTGGCACTAACTCTGTCTTGGTCCATGCAGCTGGTTCTTCAAAAACCTCAGCAGGAAGGATGCTGAGCGCCAGCTCCTGGCCTCTGGGAACACGCATGGCTCTTTCCTGATCCGGGAGAGCGAATCCACCAAAGGTAACCTGCAGCCAGTGAGCGGAGGGCCAGGGGGGTGCCCGTGTCTGGCACCTCTGAGCCTGCCTCTTGCCTGGTGCTCTGAATGCACAGTGTTAACGCCGCCTGCTACTTTACGGGCAATCCAATCCTTTAGTAGCCTGATTGTACCACTAGGGCTACCGTCAGCGTGAGCTTCCCCAGAGCAGtgccctgactggggcctctggcaGTGGGTTTCCTCCCAGCAAACCAGCAACTGTACCACACTTCTTCCTAtatgggtgtgtgtgcgtgtttgcACAACTGGGCTGTGTATGGGGATGCTCCCCTCCTCCTGGCATTCAGCTGCTCAGGTTATAAAGCAGAGGGGCAGGTACTTGCCATTCTGCACTGTCTTACCCTGGCTCTGGGGATGGTACAAACAGCCCAGAGCGCAAGACTGTCTTGTGCCAGCTGTGGGGCTGTGGTGACGGCcgtgggagcaggatttggcatGTTGGCGCACCTCTGCCGGTGCCTGGCATGGTCCAGCTTTGCTCCGGGAGacccctgggggagggtgggcaggggagcaggaaCTGTGGGGCAGGAGTCTTCAAGGCGAGAAAAGGAGACCAAGCCCGCAGTGGCCTCATTCCTTGTTTCTTGTTGGCCTCGCTAGGTTCCTTCTCCCTGTCAGTGAGGGACTTCGACCAAAACCAAGGCGAGATGGTGAAGCACTACAAGATCCGGAACATGGACAATGGGGGGTACTACATCTCCCCTCGCATCACCTTCAGCAGCCTGCATGAGCTGGTGGAGCATTACACACGTAAGGCCCCGGGCACTGCCAGGAGAGGGCACAGCAACCCAAGGGAGGGTGGGCACTGAAACGTCCACTTATCACTGCGGGAACCGCTGCGGTTCCACCTCCCATGGACACGTACAACAGCTCTCGCACCCCGTGCCCCACAGCGCCACCTGCAGGGAGAGGCTGGGATGGGAGGAGCAGTGGGCTGCCCCAGAGTCAGGGCCTAAACCCCATACCCCACAGCATCCTCCTGGGACAGGGGGAACTGTGCAGTCTCTCTGAGGCTGAGTTGTGTTTCGTCTCCTCTCGTGAAGGCGAATGAGCTTTCACTCTGGACAAATGGATCCGCAAAAGCTTGTAGCGAGTCCCTGAGCACTTGTAGTGCCTGGCCCTGGCTGCACTCCCTTGCCCCGTCCTGTGTGCGTCCCCTTTGCTCTTCATGCAGCCTCATGTTTACCCCTTGATTTGCCTCCCCTTCTCCCCGCCCTGCAGGCAATATAGATGGGTTGTGCACCCGCCTGGGCAAGCCCTGCCAGAACCAGAAGCCGCAGAAACCCTGGTGGCAGGACGAATGGGAGGTACCTCGGGAGACTCTCAAGCTGGTGGAaaagctgggagcagggcagttCGGAGAGGTCTGGATGGGTGAGTAAAGCAGCAGCCATGACACCGGCCCTGAGGTGGGTGACGCTGACAGGCAGGCCAGTCGCTGGGTGCGCGGTGGCACTGGTGGGCTCGGTTCCCAGGCATGGCCAGGGGAATGTCTGGTTATGTGCAGAATCCCGCTCCAGCTGGTATTTAGGAATGGCCCAGACAGGGTCCCAAAAGCTGCCTGCAGGCGTCTTCAGCCAAGGGCTGGAGGAAGGGTCACAGGGTGCGGTGAGAGGACAGCAGGACCCCCAGCCTCCAAACAATGAGGTCACATTGTGAATAAACATGGATCTCAGCTACATTTAGGGGATAGGTTTAATACTGTGACTGACTAGTGTGCATGAGCACCGCCGCCCTTTTCCGGATGGAAACAAAACTCATTGGTTGTGGgtcataggccctatactgcCAGTAGGGAATGGAGAGTCTCCTGCAGCTCGAGCAGGCCTGTGCTTTTGGTGCAGAGGGATCAGGGTTCCATCCTTGCTGGTGCCCAAGGGGTGCAGAATAGTGACCGCTGGGGCATTCCTTAGTGGCCCTGGATTTATTACAATATATTTAGCAATACCAAGGAGAGGCCCGGAAGGGAGGCCCTCTGCTTGGCTCTCTGCCCCCTTGCCTTCCGCTGTCACTCTCGCCTGCATCCGACTGGCACTGTGGTTGCAGTTCCTCGGGGCACTGATTGCTGACTCTGCTCCTCTCCTTGTATCTGCGTCCTGGGAGGAAGTTCTCCCCAGGACTGTGGCCAGcgggagaagggagaggaggttgggggTAGGACTCGTTCCAGGACCATCTTCGGGCACTTTGTCTTCTGGGGGGGTGCACGTCAGGAACTGAACGAagaccctggggaggggcaggcttGCGACCCCACCCAGGGCAGTGATGATGGGTGCTGGACGGTTATCCGGACTCTGCCAGGCAGGGCCCGGGCTGTGGTTGGAAGGAGCGGCTGGGTTTAGTGGAAGTGTGGACTCCTGCCCTACAGTGTAGGACGGTGTGGGGAAGGGAGGCCTGGTAAGAGGATACTCCTAGGTCGCTGGTCCTACTCCAGCCCAGGTGTGTAGGGATCCAACGTCATTCCCGTCGgatggctctttgctgccccatgTGAGATGAATTGGGCAGGGTCTCAGGCCAGTTGCTAGCGGGGCAAATGTCTATGTTGCAAAAGCCCCCCCGGCCCCTGGCTAATGGCTCCCAGGTGCCTCATGCTGTCATTTACATGGTGCAGCGGGATTGGAACAGTGGGTCTGGACCCCCACGCTGCACCGGCCTGCGGGATAGGTTGAGGCCCATGGGCAGGGGACCAGGGTGGGTGGGAAGCcgtctcttccccgcccccctctgGGGCTGTGCCTGTCCTGTGGGTAAATAGAGGCTGCCAGTGCCTCCCAGGGACAAAGCCAGCACCGATTCACAAGCCCAGCTCCCAAGCTCAGCGCAGCCTCTTCCCGCTCCCGCCAGGGCGAAGGGCTAGCCCAGGGTGAAACGAGTTAGAAACAGACCTCGGGGCTCAGCAGTACCAGGGGACAGAGACTTGCCCAGAGACTGGGTCCCAGGCCCAGCCCAGGTGTCTGTTCCCCTTTCCTTTGGCTTCTCACTCACAGACGGGGCTGCACTGGACAGAGGCCCAGCGGCATCCCACGCAGGATGTGGGATGCAAAGGGAAGCGGGGACAGGGCCTGCTGAGGGACGTGTCTCACCCGGCCCTGCCCATCACCAGGCCTTTGGTGCCacggaggcagggccggctctaggcatcagcaaaacaagcagttgcttggggcggcagatttgcaaagggcgcaagaatccagcctgggagctgagaaccaacagggggccctgggagctgtagttcctttgttagctccctgcctatagagccagccctggagcagggaaagaactacatttcccagcattcccctggccgctatcaacaggaaagggtgggggaaggagtatggaactgaaatctgcagcttgctgtgaatggtagggacagagccaactctaggttttttgctgcccccctctgccctgggctccccccgcacccctgtaTTACCCCAGCACTGGACTCTCCCTcggccacaccccctgctgccccatctctggctcccacctgcactcccctgctgccccagccctgagctcttccCTGCAccgcctgccgccccagctctggccccctgctgctgccccagccttgggcaTCCCctaccgcaccccctgctgccccagctctggcccccacctgcaccctcctgctgccccagccctgggctctcccctgccccagctctggaccccacttgcactcccctgctgcctcaaccctgggctctccccccacctacacctcctgccgccccagtcctgggctcttcccccctcccccccccccgcatccccagccaccccagctctggcccccatccgcacctcctgccacgccagccctgggctctccccccacccacacctcctgctgccccagtcctgggctctcccccctgccgccccagccctgggctctcctccaaagaaggaattgggagGACTAAATGGatggtgcacctctctatctgaagcctagcaagggaggtatgtggatcccactagaatttaaaatgaaaaggaagggaggggaggctctggacctgggcagctttagatacagtaccaggcacgtaggaggatttccacttctgagccatggaagcagaaattgacttttcctttccagatatagctaatattcagaaagggaatctaacacctgccttccagatttgaacaccctcaaaattcaggagtgctcaaagctcaatttgggcagctgttacttcatttccccccaatcaaatatactgatccactgtaacttgctgtagaaaaagtagaataaattgagcaagaaatgcttcccagtggttattaggactggaattgctattttcaacagccattgcttcttttttttttttttaagttttagttttatttgtttaaaagaaagaccgtgatagtgcattccccgtagaaacaaagaatggaacaaaggaataataaaggcacctcaactttttctctgctgaatgacccgccctgggagcaagttaccagtgacagggctggggcggcaggagggtgcagttggggtggtggtggtgggggggggagagcccagggctggggtggggggcagccaaaaatttttttgcttggggaagcaaaaaacctagagccggccctgcacggaGGGAGGtggccacagttccctccttgtgGCTGGGTTCCCCCCACATGTTCTACTTGCCCTCCCTGCTGCTTTACTTTCAGCTCGCCCCTAACCCTGGCTGCCAAGaagaggaagggaggggtggTGCCATTTTCAGTGGCCAGCAAGGCAGGCCAGCCCTGCTTCCTTCTTCTCTCACCCCGGGTGTCCTGGCCCAGCGcctgcaacccccaccccagtgcacaGCTGCAAATCTCGGCTCTTGCGAGGCTGCACTGGCGAAAAGAGCCCGTCGGCCTCGGTGCTCCTGAGTCGTGCAGGGTGGCTGGCACTCCAGGTGGTGTGCGCCGGGGGCATGACCCCAGGGGTCAGTCTGGCTAACACTCCAGGGCTCTCCCTTTGTCTTCCCATTGTCAATCCCAGTGGAAAGCCACGGCAGTCGTGCTCCAGGGACTTCAGCTTTCAAGGGAAATGCAACGTGGTCCGGGGATTTCTAGCCAGACAGTggagcttcctggcagagggcatTTCTCATCCAGCGCCCAAGGGCTGCCAAGCAAATAATCCAGGACAGCACACGGCAGCACAGAGCCACATGGGAGCTGGACCTCAAAGCACCTGAGTTTCGGCGTCAGTCCGGAACTCACGCCCTCCGAGTGGGCCCTGGATCTGTTCAGCACTCCCCAGcttctttcccctcctcttcaGGGACCTTCCCCTGAGGCCTTTTGTATTGCCTTGGTGAAAAGGAGGTGGAAATAGCCCTTGGCTGGCGTAGAGATGGATAAGGGTCCTAACCTCGCCCCTGGCAGAGGGGGGGCGGATCAGGGCGTGGCTGGAGTACACTGCACGACAGCTATTACCTGCTTCCCAGGGACCAAAGGGAAGGAAAACATAAGCTAGAGCAGTCCAGAGGctgttctaatttacaccagaagccaggcagacccctgcactgcccagaaTATGGGGAGCGCGAAGATTTCCTAGTGCCACTTCTATCCCACCTTCCACTCCTGCCCCAATCAAGTAACTGACAATCGGGCTCAATGTCCCcacagcctcttccccctccactcccaccctGGCCTCATGCGCTGGTGCCCAGAACCCCTGGTGGAGACAGGCCTGGGTCCCTCCCAGTGCTCGGACAGAGACCCCAGCTTCCTTTGGGTTTGGGCTGCCCAGTCCCCGGCAGGGTGTGGAGAGCGGGTGCGTATGGGGCCTGGCTCTATGTTCTGGGCATGTGGAGCCCCGCCTGGCATAGGAGCTGTTGGCAGTTTTGTGCTGCGCTGATAAGAATCGCGCGCACCAGAAAGGCCCTTGTTGTGGCTGTCGTTCTGGTATCCgggcccagctgctgctccgAGGGCTTGTGTCTCTGAGCTGCGCTGTGACAAAAAGAGCAAATCATGAAACCGCCCGATGGTGCAACAGCTGGAGGGAGAGCAGGAGGGCGCAGTCTCCTGTCTCACCCTGGCACCTTGCGGCGGGGGCTTCCTTCAGACACCTAGTGCCTGAGCTTGTCTGTCCCTCCCCGTGCCAGCGAGGAACACCCTGGGAGGCTCTAAGCTCCCCGCTGTGGCTGCTGTCCTCTCCCGTGGCCGGAAGGGAGGGGTTGCCATGGTGCAGGGCGGCAGGGGGTCCTGTCACAACACCGTAACCCATGGACTGAACCTGCCATTGCAATGGGCAcaagctcctctctctccccactctgaCCGTTGGTTCAGACAGTGGCATGGGCCCTGctgggctgccctgcccctgtgTGCTCCATCGCCCAGGAGGGGTTTGCAGGATGGGGGTGAGGACTGAGGGCCCCGCCGGAGATGGGCAGAGATGGCTGTTGGGaacgggggagggagagagggggggtcAGCACCCCACTCGCTATCGTGGTCTAGGAGCTTGTGGCTCTGACGGGCAAGGTGTCAAAAGTCAGACCGCAGCGGGTTCCTCTCTCTCGTTGACCAAGAACCACGAATAACCCCCCTGCCCCGGGTCGAAATGTGACTAGAGATTCCCCCCCAAGGGAGTAAGTGCAGATCGTGAAGCTGCGTCTCCCACACATGGTGCCTTATGGGCGCCGGCTGCAACAGTCGCTTTGTACCTGCCGTCTCCTCTCTCTGGGCATAGACTGAGGGGCTGCCTGGTCTTTGCGTCTCCAACGCCCCCCACTCACTGCTCTATGGGACCCCAGCTGTGTGAGCTCCCTTGGGGGAGGGcaagtcaatggagtcacaccAGAGATGGCTTGGCCCCAAGTCCCTGCTGTTGTGAGCTCCCTCCCAGCAGTGCCGGCTGGGCCCCAGGCTGACAGTGTAGTGGTAGGAGGATCGTGCTAGCCACTCACTGCGGTAACACgggcctcctctccctccttgcccCCTGCCCCGTCTCTCTGCAGGTTACTATAACGGTCACACCAAAGTGGCCATTAAGAATCTGAAGCAGGGCAGCATGTCCCCCAGCGCCTTCCTGGCAGAAGCCAACCTCATGAAGAGCCTGCAACACCCCAAGCTGGTGCGGCTCTACGCCGTGGTGACTCAGGAGCCAATCTACATCATCACGGAGTACATGGAGAAAGGTGAGCCCGACGGCAGCTACCCTGCCCTCCCGAGCCGCGCACTCCCCAGGAGACTTGCggggtggggagccaggcccagcccggcCTGCTGAGGAGCTGCCGTCAGTTTGGGGAGATCCACCAGCCGGTACCCCTGCAGCGCCCTGCTGCCCTCCTGCTTTGTGCAGAGACCTTCGGCTGTGGAGCATCTGAAGCAAGAACTGGCAGGGCGCCCAGAGCAGAGAACGAGGCCTGGGGGAGGCGGGTAAAGCCCTACGGGCTCATCCAGAGGCTTCCATCCCTTCCTCCAGGCTTGTGCTCAGCTTGGCGGTGCCTACGGCTCTGGCTCGATTCCCAGTGCCCCCCGACGGTGCTCTACTGAGAGACTGAATAGGGCAGAAGTGTGGTCCAGCTGTTAGACCAGCGACTcaggagccaggacgcctgggttcttttcccagccctgccacttactcactgtgtgaccttgggtgaatcACTCCaatgccccgtgcctcagtttccccaaccttAGCATGGGGATGATGGCAGCCAGCTGGTGGTTACAGGGTTTGGCGCTTATCCACTGGTTGTTTGCAGAGCACTGCGTGGCGGAAGCGGTCCCAAGAGGGGCAGTGTTACTGCAAAGCCTCTTAAATGCCCTGTCCtgcttttccccctttcccctagAACTGGGCCTGAGGGACAGCTCCATCTGAACTCCCCAGTGTCTTGGAGAGCTGACCCGGAGCCTGGCGTTCCCTTGCCTCATTACTAATGAGACAGGAAATCACCCTGGGCTCGTGGCGCTGTGGCTATTCTAGTCCCTCCGGCAGGCGCTGCCTATTGTCTCACGCAGTCTTTCATTTCCTTCGCCTGCTCTGAGAGCCAAGAGCAGCGGGTTCGGGTCACGACCTCCATTATCCAGAGGGTGTGACAGTGAACCTGGACAAACTAAtcctggcagaggaggagggaggtcAGCTGGATGGGATAGGGAGAGACAAGACCTACAGACAGCTCTCCCTTTCCTGCCTGCCTCCACTCCGTGCCAGGCTGTGAGCTTCCTGGCaagaactaaaatgattaggggtttgaaacgggtcccatatgaggagagattaaagaggcaaggacttttcagcttagaaaagaggagactgggggatatgataaaggtctataaatcatgagtggtgtggagaaagtgaataaggaacagttatttacttgttcccataatataagaactaggggccaccaaatgaaatgaatgggcagcaggtttaaaacaaataaaaggaagttcttcttcacacagcacacagtcaacctgtggaactccatgcctgaggatgttgtgaaggctaggactataacagggtataaaagagaactggataaattcatggaggttaagtccattaatggctattagccaggatgggtaaggaatggtgtccctagcctctgtctgtcagagggtggagatggatggcaggagagagatcactcaatcattacctgttaggttcactccctctgggacacctggcattggccactgtcgacagacagggtactgggctggatggacctttggtctgacccagtctggccgttcttatgttcttaaaagtgTCGTAGAAGGCAGGAGTCCAGTTCAGAGGGCTGCTAAACAAGAGTCACAAGGGGCAAATCCCGAGGGTGCAGCATGGCCCTTCTCTGTCTCGCCGGCTCCATGGCAGAGTCATGTTCCCTTCCTCTGAGAGTTGGCGGCTCTGCCAGAGGAAACGCGCCTGCCTGTTATGTTTGGCTGTTGAGCAGAAAGGCCGATGGGACCCAAGCTGCCCAGCCAACTCCAGGGTTGTTCAGGTCTATTTTTAGACCTGGGACATGTTGCTCAAGAAGTGTGCAAGGAGTTGATTTCTCAGTATGATCCTCCCATGGGACGATGGGGGCTTATAGGGgttcttggggaatgtttttcaGAGGGGCTCAGGTCTGTTGTTCCAGGGGCAGTTCACACTGCATGGTGCCTGTGTGTGTGAATTGATTGTCGAgcagttggggcggggggagttatACGGGGCAAGCTCCTGGCTTCAGAGGGAAATCACATGATGGCAAACCAGCAAAGGGAGCAAtaacctccttccccaccctgtgaACCCAACCCAGCCTGGTCCCGCACTGGCTCATTGTTCATCCAAATGGGCCAGGTGGGGTTTTAGCAAATCAGTCCCTGCTCCTGTCTGAAAACCCAGGCCAAATGAAGGCCTTGGATCTGCTCGCACCTTTGAGAAGCCCTGCCCTGATGGACGGAGACtgtccggggctggggctgggtctgaGGGCGGCCGAGCTGGTTCCCTCAGGGCAGGGTTG includes these proteins:
- the LCK gene encoding tyrosine-protein kinase Lck yields the protein MGCCCSSDYDEDWIENIDICERCNYPIDPASKPQRLIHNGSEVRDPLVSYEIPSPPCSPMQDKLVVALYDYEPTHDGDLGLQKGETLRILEESGEWWKAQSLTTGQEGYIPYNFVARVNSLEPEPWFFKNLSRKDAERQLLASGNTHGSFLIRESESTKGSFSLSVRDFDQNQGEMVKHYKIRNMDNGGYYISPRITFSSLHELVEHYTRNIDGLCTRLGKPCQNQKPQKPWWQDEWEVPRETLKLVEKLGAGQFGEVWMGYYNGHTKVAIKNLKQGSMSPSAFLAEANLMKSLQHPKLVRLYAVVTQEPIYIITEYMEKGSLVDFLKTPEGIGLTINKLLDMAAQIAEGMAFIEEKNYIHRDLRAANILVSDTLCCKIADFGLARLIEDNEYTAREGAKFPIKWTAPEAINYGTFTIKSDVWSFGILLTEIVTYGRIPYPGMTNPEVIQNLERGYRMPQPDNCPEELYALMMHCWKESPEERPTFEYMKSVLEDFFTATEGQYQQQP